Proteins from a genomic interval of Oreochromis aureus strain Israel breed Guangdong linkage group 6, ZZ_aureus, whole genome shotgun sequence:
- the bdh2 gene encoding 3-hydroxybutyrate dehydrogenase type 2 gives MGRLDGKVIVLSAAAQGIGRAAAIACAKEGAQVTATDINGEKLKELDGIQGIRTKVVDVTKKDQVEALAKEHDHVDVLFNIAGFVHHGTILDCEEDDWDFTMNVNVRSMYLMSKAFLPKMLAKKSGNIINMASVASSIKGVVNRCVYSTSKAAVIGLTKSIAADFIEQGIRCNCVCPGTVDTPSLRGRIQAQPDPEQAYKDFMARQKTGRMCTAEEVAYLCVYLASDESAYVTGTEHIIDGGWRL, from the exons ATGGGCCGCCTGGATGGGAAAGTGATTGTTCTGTCTGCCGCTGCTCAGGGGATTGGACGTGCTGCAGCAATc gcATGTGCTAAGGAGGGAGCTCAGGTCACAGCCACAGACATAAATGGAGAAAAGCTGAAGGAGCTGGATGGTATTCAAG GGATCAGGACCAAAGTGGTGGACGTGACCAAGAAGGACCAAGTAGAAGCCCTGGCCAAGGAACATGACCATGTAGATGTTCTGTTCAACATTGCTGG ATTTGTGCATCATGGCACCATCTTGGATTGTGAAGAGGATGACTGGGACTTTACAATGAACGTGAATGTGCGGAGCATGTACCTGATGAGCAAGGCTTTCTTGCCTAAG ATGTTGGCAAAGAAGTCGGGAAACATTATTAACATGGCATCCGTTGCATCAAGCATAAAAG GCGTTGTTAACCGGTGTGTCTATAGTACCTCCAAGGCTGCTGTGATTGGACTCACCAAATCCATAGCTGCGGATTTCATTGAGCAAGGGATTCGCTGTAACTGTGTTTGTCCTG GGACTGTTGATACTCCATCACTGAGGGGTAGGATTCAGGCTCAACCTGACCCAGAACAG GCTTATAAAGACTTTATGGCAAGACAAAAAACTGGCAGGATGTGCACAGCCGAAGAGGTTGCATACCTGTGTGTATACCTGGCCTCAGATGAG TCAGCCTATGTGACTGGGACAGAGCACATCATCGATGGAGGTTGGAGACTGTGA
- the LOC120440633 gene encoding uncharacterized protein LOC120440633 has protein sequence MEATDYPQAWACTLVLQIYNSGQQKPNSAAGPENGLLKVLNPTPGPSTTSTAAASTSAAQPSHDAAASSGLPVASTSAAQPSSDAAASSGPPAAPIDSADWPSALTEKLDVAVDLLKKTKDSLTSYRNTGFSDAQTTAKEMCEEMNVEAELKQKRLRTTKRHFGYESPDEPIQDALKNGNHIFNVVVDTAISSLDERFQNLGEVNDKFGVLLNFHNLQKRRAATAVPNTEYYSDP, from the exons ATGGAGGCCACTGACTATCCCCAAGCCTGGGCATGTACTCTTGTCCTCCAGATTTATAATTCAGGCCAGCAGAAGCCAAATTCTGCAGCAGGCCCTGAAA ATGGACTGTTGAAGGTTCTAAATCCCACCCCTGGGCCATCTACCACATCTACCGCTGCTGCCTCCACTTCAGCAGCACAACCCAGCCATGATGCAGCAGCATCAAGCGGTCTTCCTGTTGCCTCCACCTCTGCAGCACAACCCAGCAGTGATGCAGCAGCATCAAGCGGTCCTCCTGCTGCACCAATAGACTCTGCTGACTGGCCTTCTGCTTTAACTGAAAAG CTAGATGTGGCTGTCGACTTGCTGAAGAAAACCAAAGATTCCCTCACCAGCTACAGAAACACTGGATTTTCTGATGCACAGACAACGGCAAAGGAGATGTGTGAAGAAATGAATGTGGAGGCTGAACTCAAACAAAAGCGATTGAGAACCACCAAAAGGCACTTCGGTTATGAGTCTCCAGATGAGCCCATACAAGATGCACTTAAAAATGGAAACCACATTTTTAATGTGGTAGTGGATACAGCCATCTCTTCACTTGATGAGAGATTTCAGAACCTTGGAGAGGTGAATGACAAGTTTGGAGTACTCCTCAATTTCCACAACTTACAAAAAAGAAGAGCTGCTACAGCAGTGCCAAACACTGAGTACTACTCTGACCCATGA